Proteins co-encoded in one Stenotrophomonas maltophilia genomic window:
- the pilB gene encoding type IV-A pilus assembly ATPase PilB yields MSVVSPPNLVGITGLARRLVQDGALDEATARDAMAKATAARQPLPTWFAQNKLVSASQLAAANAVEFGMPLFDVSTFDASQNAMNLVSEELLRKHNVLPLFKRGGKLFVGTSNPTHALDEIKFHTNLVVETILVDEDQIRRTLEQWHASHDTLGDTLGGDDEGMANLDVGLGDEDNAGGDSGIDAKGDDTPVVKFVNKVLVDAIRKGASDIHFEPYEDDYRVRLRIDGLLKMVARAPVKLNQRIAARLKVMAQLDIAEKRVPQDGRIKLNLSKTKQIDFRVSTLPTLFGEKVVLRILDGSAAKLGIDKLGYEPDQQKLFMDAIHKPYGMVLVTGPTGSGKTVSLYTALGILNDETRNISTAEDPVEIRLPGVNQVQQNNKRGMTFAAALRSFLRQDPDIIMVGEIRDLETAEIAIKAAQTGHMVLSTLHTNDAPQTIARLMNMGIAPYNITSSVTLVIAQRLARRLCPNCKRPAQLPEHALLAEGFSQAQLDAGIELYEAVGCDECTEGYKGRTGVYQVMPMTDEIATIVLAGGNALQIAEAAQQIGVNDLRQSALKKAAAGVTSLAEINRVTKD; encoded by the coding sequence ATGAGCGTTGTTTCCCCCCCCAATCTGGTCGGCATCACCGGCCTGGCCCGGCGCCTGGTCCAGGACGGTGCCCTGGACGAGGCCACCGCGCGCGATGCCATGGCCAAGGCCACGGCGGCCCGCCAGCCACTGCCCACCTGGTTCGCGCAGAACAAGCTGGTCAGCGCCTCGCAGCTGGCGGCGGCCAATGCGGTCGAGTTCGGCATGCCGCTGTTCGACGTGTCCACGTTCGATGCCAGCCAGAACGCGATGAACCTGGTCAGCGAGGAGCTGCTGCGCAAGCACAACGTGCTGCCGCTGTTCAAACGCGGCGGCAAGCTGTTCGTGGGCACCAGCAACCCGACCCACGCGCTGGATGAGATCAAGTTCCACACCAATCTGGTGGTGGAGACCATCCTGGTCGACGAGGATCAGATCCGCCGCACCCTGGAGCAGTGGCACGCCAGCCATGACACGCTGGGCGACACCCTCGGCGGCGACGACGAGGGGATGGCCAACCTCGATGTCGGTCTCGGCGACGAAGACAATGCCGGTGGCGACTCCGGCATCGACGCCAAGGGCGATGACACGCCGGTGGTGAAGTTCGTCAACAAGGTGCTGGTCGATGCCATCCGCAAGGGCGCCTCGGACATCCACTTCGAGCCGTACGAAGACGACTATCGCGTGCGCCTGCGCATCGATGGCCTGTTGAAGATGGTCGCGCGTGCGCCGGTGAAGCTGAACCAGCGCATCGCCGCGCGCCTGAAGGTGATGGCGCAGCTGGATATCGCCGAAAAGCGCGTGCCGCAGGACGGGCGCATCAAGCTGAACCTGTCCAAGACCAAGCAGATCGACTTCCGCGTCAGCACGCTGCCGACCCTGTTCGGTGAGAAGGTGGTGCTGCGTATCCTGGATGGCAGCGCCGCCAAGCTGGGCATCGACAAGCTGGGCTACGAGCCGGACCAGCAGAAGCTGTTCATGGATGCCATCCACAAGCCCTACGGCATGGTGCTGGTGACCGGCCCGACCGGCTCGGGCAAGACGGTGTCGCTGTATACCGCGCTGGGCATCCTCAACGACGAGACCCGCAACATCTCCACCGCCGAAGACCCGGTGGAAATCCGCCTGCCCGGCGTCAACCAGGTGCAGCAGAACAACAAGCGCGGCATGACCTTCGCCGCCGCACTGCGCTCGTTCCTGCGCCAGGATCCGGACATCATCATGGTCGGCGAAATCCGCGACCTGGAGACGGCCGAGATTGCCATCAAGGCAGCGCAGACCGGTCACATGGTGCTGTCCACGCTGCATACCAACGATGCGCCGCAGACCATCGCGCGACTGATGAACATGGGCATTGCGCCGTACAACATCACCAGTTCGGTGACGCTGGTGATCGCCCAGCGCCTGGCGCGCCGTCTGTGCCCGAACTGCAAGCGCCCGGCGCAGTTGCCCGAACACGCGCTGTTGGCCGAAGGCTTCAGCCAGGCGCAGCTGGATGCGGGCATCGAGCTGTATGAGGCGGTGGGCTGCGATGAATGCACCGAAGGCTACAAGGGGCGTACCGGCGTCTACCAGGTGATGCCGATGACCGATGAGATCGCAACCATTGTGCTGGCCGGCGGTAATGCACTGCAGATTGCCGAGGCGGCGCAGCAGATTGGAGTGAATGATCTGCGCCAGTCGGCGTTGAAGAAGGCCGCGGCCGGCGTCACCAGCCTGGCCGAGATCAACCGCGTGACCAAGGATTGA
- a CDS encoding sigma-54-dependent transcriptional regulator, with protein sequence MNETRSALVVDDERDIRELLVLTLGRMGLRISTAANLAEARELLASNPYDLCITDMRLPDGNGIELVSEIAQHYPRTPVAMITAFGSMDLAVEALKAGAFDFVSKPVDIAVLRGLVKHALELNNADRPAPGPSAEQGARLLGASPAMDVLRTTIGKVARSQAPVYILGESGVGKELVARTIHAQGARAAGPFVPVNCGAIPGELMESEFFGHRKGSFSGAHADKPGLFQAAHGGTLFLDEVAELPLQMQVKLLRAIQEKSVRAVGAANEEPVDVRILSATHKDLAELVEDGRFRHDLYYRINVIELKVPPLRERRQDLPELAAAVLARLARSHGRGTPLLAPSALEALAQYSFPGNVRELENILERALALAEEDCIGADDLRLPQHSPRAPGSAAPAEAVADLQPGSAALPSYIEQLERSAIQRALEENRWNKTRTAAQLGITFRALRYKLKKLGME encoded by the coding sequence ATGAACGAAACCCGCAGCGCCCTCGTCGTCGACGATGAACGCGACATCCGCGAACTGCTGGTCCTGACGCTTGGCCGTATGGGGCTGCGCATCAGTACCGCGGCCAACCTTGCCGAGGCGCGCGAGCTGCTGGCCAGCAATCCGTACGACCTGTGCATCACCGACATGCGCCTGCCGGACGGCAACGGCATCGAGCTGGTGAGTGAGATTGCCCAGCACTACCCACGCACGCCGGTGGCGATGATCACCGCCTTCGGCAGCATGGACCTGGCCGTGGAAGCGCTGAAGGCCGGCGCCTTCGACTTCGTCAGCAAGCCGGTGGACATCGCCGTGCTGCGCGGGCTGGTCAAGCACGCGCTGGAACTCAACAACGCCGACCGCCCCGCACCCGGCCCCAGTGCCGAACAGGGCGCGCGGCTGCTGGGCGCCTCGCCGGCGATGGACGTGCTGCGCACCACCATCGGCAAGGTCGCGCGCAGCCAGGCGCCGGTCTACATCCTGGGTGAATCCGGGGTCGGCAAGGAGCTGGTGGCGCGCACCATCCACGCCCAGGGCGCACGCGCGGCCGGCCCGTTCGTGCCGGTCAACTGCGGCGCCATTCCGGGCGAACTGATGGAAAGCGAGTTCTTCGGCCATCGCAAGGGCAGCTTCAGCGGCGCCCATGCCGACAAGCCCGGCCTGTTCCAGGCTGCGCATGGCGGCACCCTGTTCCTGGACGAAGTGGCCGAGCTGCCGCTGCAGATGCAGGTGAAGCTGCTGCGCGCGATCCAGGAAAAATCGGTGCGCGCGGTCGGCGCCGCCAACGAAGAACCGGTGGACGTGCGCATCCTCTCGGCCACCCACAAGGACCTGGCCGAGCTGGTCGAGGATGGCCGCTTCCGCCACGACCTGTATTACCGCATCAATGTGATCGAGCTGAAGGTGCCGCCGCTGCGTGAGCGCCGCCAGGATCTGCCGGAGCTGGCCGCAGCGGTATTGGCGCGCCTGGCCCGCAGCCATGGACGCGGCACGCCACTGCTGGCGCCTTCAGCCCTGGAGGCGCTGGCCCAGTACAGCTTCCCCGGTAACGTACGCGAACTGGAGAACATCCTCGAACGCGCGCTGGCGCTGGCCGAAGAAGACTGCATCGGTGCTGATGACCTGCGCCTGCCCCAGCATTCACCGCGCGCACCGGGCAGCGCCGCGCCGGCTGAAGCCGTGGCCGACCTGCAACCCGGGAGCGCCGCCCTGCCCTCGTACATCGAGCAGCTCGAGCGCAGTGCCATCCAGCGCGCGCTGGAAGAGAACCGCTGGAACAAGACCCGCACCGCGGCACAGCTGGGCATCACCTTCCGTGCATTGCGATACAAGCTGAAAAAGCTGGGCATGGAGTAA
- a CDS encoding fused MFS/spermidine synthase produces MNRPSNSHVPWLLLIFILSGFAGLIYQSIWTQYLGLFLGHSSHAQSLVLILFMGGMALGAWLVSRRSALLRRPLLAYAIIELVIGVLGIGFDGLFQGVTGWAYTHLMPGMEGSSSTALRWALATALVLPQCILLGATFPLMSAGYMRLQPMAQGEVLAGLYFSNSLGAAAGALVATYLLLPAVGLPGTVLSAGLLNIVVAIVVYPLARDASVPAVVASPAPAPASDGPRRNAVPVLLVLLVAAGTGASSFVYEITWVRMLSLALGTTLHSFELMLAAFILGIAFGGLWLRRRADRMQSPLRVAGWVQVWMGLAALASMFVYAQAFDWVGWLMRVIVRSADGYVLYNLASAVIAGLVMFPAAFFAGMTLPLLTLALLRSGHGERSIGQAYAFNTLGAIVGVLAAIHLLMPLLGLKYALLVAAVVDIALGWVMLQRVRAADERGLRSPVLRAGALGIAAVIAAVLLVRFDPLVLNSSVYRHGNVRLADTARMLFSRDGQTATVAVYENPHEGGHMRAIATNGKVDAAMSVSMQQAPTSDESTMILLAALPLALREDYQRVGVIGFGSGLSTHTLLGDRRIGRVDTVEIEPAMVEGARLFGERVERAFKDPRSHVVIDDAKSYFAASPRKYDLIISEPSNPWVGGTAALFSDEFYRFVPQQLNEGGVFVQWLQMYEITPELVSSVLAGMLEQFSDARAYLANRGDLILVATPKGKLPPMNDRLFQQPALREELARIGVHSLADLQDTLSMDDAALRAFVPLYPAARNSDYFPTLKLKAPVARFQSAFTRDFQEVMVAPWAIVARPEDMHAGDSVKQRAQPDSSRDDPRPAARALAAFLQGTPSSAQEVRAADWLRAQALRGLASRCELDKAPLQSAQLVFALSGDTTPFLPTAQRAALWAQPAWLACAPQSPTVSASLALVAAVATDDHHTVLTEGRRLLQGEHGSALLADAGSGYYLFGAMQHAARQLGDSAASRQLTDQYWKALAPDAQRSGPLRLLSYLASTGTVPAATADSQPSGQE; encoded by the coding sequence ATGAACCGTCCATCCAACAGCCATGTCCCATGGCTGCTGCTGATCTTCATCCTGTCCGGATTCGCCGGGCTGATCTACCAGTCCATCTGGACGCAGTACCTGGGGTTGTTTCTCGGGCATTCCTCGCATGCGCAGTCGCTGGTGCTGATCCTGTTCATGGGCGGCATGGCACTGGGTGCATGGCTGGTCAGCCGGCGCAGCGCGCTGCTGCGCCGGCCTCTGCTGGCCTACGCGATCATCGAGCTGGTAATCGGTGTGCTCGGCATCGGCTTCGACGGCCTGTTCCAGGGCGTGACCGGCTGGGCCTACACCCACCTCATGCCCGGCATGGAGGGATCGTCCTCCACCGCGCTGCGCTGGGCGCTGGCCACCGCGCTGGTGCTGCCGCAGTGCATCCTGCTGGGGGCAACCTTCCCGCTGATGAGCGCCGGCTACATGCGCCTGCAGCCGATGGCGCAGGGCGAAGTGCTCGCCGGCCTGTATTTCTCCAACAGTCTGGGCGCGGCGGCCGGTGCGCTGGTGGCCACCTACCTGCTGCTGCCAGCGGTGGGTCTGCCTGGCACCGTACTCAGTGCGGGCCTGCTCAACATCGTGGTCGCCATCGTCGTCTATCCCCTGGCCCGTGACGCCAGCGTCCCGGCCGTGGTCGCCAGCCCGGCGCCCGCACCGGCATCCGACGGGCCGCGCCGCAATGCGGTGCCGGTGCTGCTGGTGTTGTTGGTGGCCGCCGGTACCGGCGCATCGTCGTTCGTGTATGAAATCACTTGGGTGCGCATGCTGTCGCTGGCACTGGGCACCACGCTGCATTCCTTCGAACTGATGCTGGCGGCCTTCATTCTGGGCATCGCTTTCGGTGGGCTGTGGCTGCGCCGGCGCGCGGACCGCATGCAGTCACCGCTGCGTGTGGCCGGCTGGGTGCAGGTCTGGATGGGGCTGGCCGCGCTGGCCTCGATGTTCGTATACGCCCAGGCGTTCGATTGGGTAGGCTGGTTGATGCGGGTCATCGTGCGCAGCGCAGATGGCTACGTGCTGTACAACCTGGCCAGTGCGGTGATTGCCGGGCTGGTGATGTTCCCGGCCGCGTTCTTCGCCGGCATGACGCTGCCGTTGCTGACCCTGGCCCTGCTGCGCAGCGGCCATGGCGAGCGCTCGATCGGCCAGGCCTACGCCTTCAATACGCTGGGTGCGATCGTGGGCGTGCTGGCGGCCATCCATCTGTTGATGCCGCTGCTGGGCTTGAAGTACGCCCTGCTGGTGGCCGCGGTGGTGGATATCGCGCTGGGCTGGGTGATGCTGCAGCGGGTGCGGGCGGCGGATGAACGCGGGCTGCGCTCGCCGGTGCTGCGGGCCGGTGCGCTGGGCATCGCCGCGGTGATCGCGGCGGTGCTGCTGGTGCGGTTCGACCCGCTGGTGCTCAACTCCTCCGTCTACCGCCATGGCAATGTGCGCCTGGCCGATACCGCGCGGATGCTGTTCTCGCGCGATGGCCAGACCGCGACCGTGGCGGTCTACGAAAACCCGCATGAAGGCGGGCACATGCGTGCCATCGCCACCAACGGCAAGGTCGATGCGGCCATGTCGGTGTCGATGCAGCAGGCGCCGACCAGCGACGAGTCGACCATGATCCTGCTGGCGGCACTGCCGCTGGCGCTGCGCGAGGACTACCAGCGCGTCGGCGTGATCGGTTTCGGCTCCGGCCTCAGCACGCACACGCTGCTGGGCGATCGCCGCATCGGCCGGGTGGATACGGTGGAAATCGAGCCGGCCATGGTCGAGGGCGCGCGCCTGTTCGGTGAACGTGTCGAACGCGCCTTCAAGGACCCGCGCTCGCATGTGGTGATCGATGACGCCAAGTCCTATTTCGCCGCGAGCCCGCGCAAGTACGATCTGATCATCTCCGAACCCTCCAACCCGTGGGTGGGTGGCACGGCGGCGCTGTTCAGTGACGAGTTCTACAGGTTCGTGCCGCAGCAGCTCAACGAAGGCGGCGTGTTCGTGCAGTGGCTGCAGATGTACGAGATCACCCCCGAACTGGTCAGCTCGGTGCTGGCAGGCATGCTGGAGCAGTTCTCCGATGCGCGCGCCTACCTGGCCAACCGCGGCGACCTGATCCTGGTGGCCACGCCGAAGGGCAAGCTGCCTCCGATGAACGACCGCCTGTTCCAGCAACCGGCGCTGCGCGAAGAGCTGGCACGGATCGGTGTGCACTCGCTGGCCGATCTGCAGGACACGCTGTCGATGGACGATGCAGCGCTGAGGGCGTTCGTGCCGCTGTACCCGGCCGCGCGCAACTCCGACTACTTCCCGACACTGAAGCTGAAAGCGCCGGTGGCGCGTTTCCAGAGCGCGTTCACCCGCGACTTCCAGGAAGTGATGGTGGCGCCCTGGGCCATCGTGGCACGACCGGAAGACATGCATGCCGGCGACAGCGTGAAGCAGCGGGCCCAGCCCGATTCGAGCCGCGACGACCCGCGCCCCGCTGCTCGCGCATTGGCTGCCTTCCTGCAGGGCACTCCGTCGTCGGCGCAGGAGGTTCGCGCCGCCGACTGGCTGCGCGCGCAGGCACTTCGCGGCCTGGCCAGCCGCTGTGAACTGGACAAGGCTCCGCTGCAGAGCGCGCAGCTGGTGTTTGCGCTGTCGGGTGACACCACGCCGTTCCTGCCGACCGCGCAACGCGCGGCCCTGTGGGCGCAGCCGGCGTGGCTGGCGTGCGCGCCACAGAGCCCGACCGTTTCGGCCAGCCTGGCGCTGGTGGCCGCAGTGGCCACCGATGATCACCACACCGTACTCACGGAAGGGCGGCGATTGTTGCAGGGCGAGCATGGATCGGCGCTGCTGGCCGATGCCGGCTCCGGCTATTATCTGTTCGGTGCAATGCAACACGCGGCGCGGCAGCTGGGCGACAGCGCAGCCTCGCGTCAACTGACGGACCAGTACTGGAAGGCGCTCGCGCCCGATGCCCAACGGAGCGGGCCGCTGCGCCTGCTGAGCTACCTGGCCTCCACCGGCACGGTACCGGCTGCAACCGCTGATTCCCAGCCGTCAGGGCAAGAGTGA